One window of the Nitrospira sp. genome contains the following:
- a CDS encoding TldD/PmbA family protein, which yields MTSSITSSWPKLTNRQEFEFLADLVMSHSTGDHTFVSLRDSHGGTTRFANNQVIQNVNLRRGSLSITVAFGRQHGTASTTDFTAGAVRETLKQAEALARLSPDDPEYLPPVGVQTYLSLPTSRPETTAAGPARRLDYAREAIGQCKMENLNAAGTVSSGTATVGLAAETGLRAYEERTDARFSLTVQAGDATGWSAAAHRSIDRLHVQERTLAAIIKAKRGADEPQELPPGRYTVILEPAAVAGLLSWMIWMLDAKSFYKGTSPFSGKLGSRIIDRRLSLLNQPAHADLLGNGFTHEGLPVIESGWIEAGVLTQLLHDRYTAREHQIETLTTLESPYLSGERPIGTRVDDLIRTTQRGILVTNFWYIRPVNPSDLTLTGMTRDGTFLIENGEITSAVRNFRFHESPLRAFNQVEAYTAPAEAVTSETGKALVPAMRIHDFNFSSVTRF from the coding sequence ATGACCTCATCGATTACGTCCTCATGGCCGAAACTGACGAACCGCCAGGAATTCGAGTTCCTGGCCGATCTCGTGATGAGTCACTCCACCGGCGATCACACCTTTGTTTCGTTGCGCGATAGTCACGGCGGTACTACTCGGTTCGCCAACAACCAAGTCATTCAAAATGTCAATCTGCGGCGGGGCAGCCTGTCGATCACTGTCGCCTTCGGGCGCCAGCATGGCACCGCGAGCACGACGGATTTCACTGCCGGGGCAGTACGGGAAACCCTCAAGCAGGCCGAAGCGCTCGCCCGTCTCTCGCCTGACGATCCGGAGTATCTTCCGCCGGTCGGAGTGCAAACGTATCTGTCATTGCCGACCTCCCGCCCTGAAACGACTGCCGCGGGCCCGGCACGCCGGCTGGACTATGCGCGTGAAGCGATCGGGCAGTGCAAGATGGAAAATCTGAACGCTGCTGGTACGGTGTCGTCCGGCACGGCCACCGTGGGTCTGGCCGCAGAGACAGGATTGCGAGCCTATGAGGAACGCACCGACGCACGGTTCAGTTTGACCGTCCAGGCCGGCGACGCCACCGGCTGGTCGGCTGCCGCCCATCGCTCCATCGACCGTTTGCATGTACAGGAGCGGACGCTGGCGGCCATTATCAAGGCGAAGCGCGGAGCGGACGAGCCGCAAGAGTTACCGCCCGGGCGTTACACGGTCATCCTGGAACCGGCGGCGGTCGCCGGACTGCTCAGCTGGATGATCTGGATGTTGGACGCAAAATCTTTTTACAAAGGGACGAGCCCGTTCAGCGGAAAATTGGGGTCACGGATCATCGATCGCCGGCTGTCGCTGTTGAATCAACCGGCCCATGCGGACCTCCTGGGAAACGGCTTCACGCATGAAGGATTGCCGGTGATCGAATCCGGATGGATCGAGGCCGGCGTGCTGACTCAGCTCCTGCACGATCGGTATACCGCGCGGGAACACCAAATCGAGACGCTCACGACATTGGAGTCGCCCTACTTATCAGGCGAGCGCCCCATCGGCACGCGGGTGGACGACCTTATTCGCACGACGCAACGGGGTATCCTCGTAACGAATTTCTGGTATATCCGCCCCGTCAATCCGTCTGACCTGACGCTGACCGGTATGACGCGGGATGGAACATTTCTGATAGAAAACGGAGAGATTACGTCAGCCGTCCGGAACTTTCGCTTTCACGAAAGCCCCTTGCGCGCCTTCAACCAGGTGGAGGCCTATACCGCGCCGGCGGAGGCGGTGACCTCAGAAACCGGAAAGGCCCTGGTGCCCGCCATGCGGATCCACGACTTCAACTTCTCCAGTGTCACCCGCTTCTAG
- a CDS encoding methyltransferase domain-containing protein, whose product MLERIFDAGTQRRLLATGLTSGWHCLEVGAGAGSIVRWLEQRVGPSGKVVALDTDPRFLRGSGSSTIEILQGDICDTDLPLATFDLVHARYVMIHIAEYQRAFERMLRCVKPGGWVVLEEPDFQAARAVAGSEEGRASFGRVSEAIERMFSSLGMDHALGVRLPALFQRHDLTQLTVEHEGHLSAGGGMVAQMMKLSAEQLREKYLATGMVSDADIEQYGRLADDPDSWAIYYATVAVTGWWQPQCGGRM is encoded by the coding sequence ATGCTCGAGCGGATATTTGATGCGGGCACCCAGCGGCGCCTGTTGGCGACCGGCCTCACGAGCGGATGGCATTGCCTGGAGGTGGGGGCGGGGGCTGGCTCGATCGTGCGGTGGCTGGAGCAGCGCGTCGGGCCGTCCGGCAAAGTGGTCGCGCTCGACACCGATCCGCGCTTCCTCCGGGGCAGCGGCAGCTCGACCATCGAAATTCTTCAAGGCGACATTTGCGACACCGATCTTCCCCTTGCCACGTTCGACCTGGTCCATGCTCGCTACGTGATGATTCATATCGCGGAGTATCAACGCGCGTTCGAACGGATGCTGCGTTGCGTGAAGCCGGGAGGATGGGTCGTGCTCGAGGAGCCTGATTTTCAAGCCGCTCGCGCGGTGGCCGGCTCCGAGGAAGGTCGGGCCTCGTTCGGTCGGGTATCCGAGGCGATCGAACGGATGTTCAGCTCGCTCGGAATGGATCATGCGTTGGGGGTGAGGCTGCCAGCATTGTTCCAGCGTCACGATTTGACGCAGCTCACCGTCGAGCATGAAGGGCATTTGTCGGCGGGCGGGGGCATGGTGGCGCAGATGATGAAGTTGTCTGCCGAGCAATTGCGGGAGAAGTATCTCGCGACGGGCATGGTCTCGGATGCCGATATCGAGCAGTATGGCCGGTTGGCCGACGATCCCGACTCCTGGGCCATCTATTATGCGACGGTGGCGGTGACGGGTTGGTGGCAACCGCAATGCGGCGGGCGGATGTAA
- a CDS encoding LEA type 2 family protein, with protein MNRLMLLTSLLAGLLLPGCATWLMNGEPPEVLVTNVTPLEASAFEQRLQVDLRIRNPNEVELAVTGIDFRLDLNGNRLARGLGNKEFVVPRLSDAVTSVETSTSTLQVVRQLLSFSGDQSLTYHVTGVLHTKNGRLPFDNSGVLLEQGALSGSPAAP; from the coding sequence ATGAATCGACTGATGCTGCTGACCAGCCTCCTGGCGGGGTTGCTGCTACCCGGGTGCGCCACCTGGCTAATGAACGGAGAGCCACCGGAGGTGCTCGTGACGAATGTCACCCCGCTGGAGGCCAGCGCCTTTGAGCAACGGCTTCAGGTCGATCTTCGCATCCGGAATCCCAACGAGGTCGAACTCGCCGTGACCGGCATCGACTTTCGTCTCGATCTGAATGGAAATCGGCTCGCCCGGGGGTTGGGTAACAAAGAATTCGTCGTGCCTCGCCTAAGCGACGCCGTGACGTCCGTCGAAACCAGCACGTCCACCCTGCAGGTCGTCAGACAGCTCCTGTCTTTTTCCGGCGATCAGTCGCTGACCTACCATGTCACGGGTGTGCTACATACGAAGAACGGCCGGCTCCCCTTCGATAACTCCGGCGTGCTGCTGGAACAGGGCGCGCTGTCCGGATCACCCGCTGCTCCCTGA
- the msrA gene encoding peptide-methionine (S)-S-oxide reductase MsrA, translating into MKFVADTTICARFILPLVLAGAFVSSGHAADQAGVNAYFAGGCFWCMEEVFEKVPGVLSATSGYMGGRVENPTYEQVSGGGTGHAESVEVVYDPTKVTYQALLDAFWHNVDPVTPNAQFCDHGSQYRAVIFYQGEEQKRLAEESKRAIEHSSRLSQPIVTELTKASQFYPAEDYHQDFYKKNPIRYKFYKFNCGRAQRLEEVWGAP; encoded by the coding sequence ATGAAATTCGTCGCAGACACAACCATCTGTGCCCGGTTCATCCTGCCGTTGGTGCTGGCAGGGGCTTTCGTCTCCAGTGGTCATGCCGCTGATCAGGCTGGTGTGAACGCCTACTTTGCGGGCGGGTGCTTCTGGTGCATGGAGGAAGTTTTTGAAAAAGTTCCGGGTGTCCTCTCGGCGACCAGCGGCTATATGGGCGGGCGGGTGGAGAACCCGACGTATGAACAGGTGTCTGGGGGAGGAACCGGTCATGCGGAGTCGGTTGAAGTGGTGTACGACCCGACCAAGGTGACGTACCAAGCGCTGCTGGATGCGTTTTGGCACAATGTAGATCCGGTGACGCCGAACGCGCAGTTTTGCGACCATGGCAGTCAGTACCGCGCAGTGATTTTCTACCAAGGCGAAGAACAGAAGCGCCTAGCCGAGGAGTCGAAGCGCGCGATCGAACACTCATCGCGACTGTCCCAACCGATCGTGACGGAACTCACCAAGGCCTCGCAGTTTTATCCGGCGGAAGACTATCACCAGGACTTCTATAAGAAGAATCCGATCCGGTACAAATTCTACAAGTTCAATTGCGGGCGCGCGCAGCGGCTTGAGGAAGTCTGGGGGGCCCCATGA
- a CDS encoding CoA-binding protein, producing the protein MTDDTLSQATLRRLLVDCRRIAVVGLSSNPTRPSYRVAAYMQQQGKVVVPVNPRETVVLGEPAYPTLSAVPGPVDVVNIFRRSEEAGPVVDEAIRIKAKAVWLQEGVIDDAAAERARRAGLEVVMDRCWLKEHCRFPSFS; encoded by the coding sequence ATGACGGACGACACGCTGTCGCAGGCGACGCTCAGGCGCCTCCTCGTGGATTGTCGCAGGATCGCCGTGGTGGGGTTGTCGTCGAATCCGACTCGGCCGTCGTATCGGGTGGCTGCCTATATGCAACAACAGGGGAAGGTCGTGGTGCCCGTGAATCCACGGGAAACGGTCGTGTTGGGTGAACCAGCCTACCCGACGCTCTCTGCGGTGCCCGGTCCGGTCGATGTGGTGAACATTTTTCGACGCTCTGAAGAGGCCGGTCCGGTTGTCGATGAAGCCATCAGGATCAAGGCCAAAGCCGTCTGGCTCCAGGAAGGTGTGATCGATGACGCGGCGGCCGAGCGGGCGCGTCGGGCTGGGTTGGAGGTTGTGATGGATCGTTGTTGGTTGAAGGAGCATTGTCGGTTTCCCTCATTTTCTTGA
- a CDS encoding lytic transglycosylase domain-containing protein, with product MVDRSRPAPVGRFPIMQQPDWNAFWSRVARALFPLAVAVCLIAAMPPASRLAFDPTMTDYLRRPAPESIASLIAAYAEQYALDPALLQAIIKVESNFNSDAVSSKGAIGLMQLMPLTAAAFHVLDPFDPKDNIRAGAALLRGLLDRFGGDLSLALAAYHLGEARVRQTVGMPSLPATQLYVDRVLGYYERFRTGGRQSVFHTVARRRPTRDLVNQPRSAE from the coding sequence ATGGTCGATAGGAGCCGTCCGGCACCTGTCGGTCGATTTCCCATCATGCAACAGCCGGATTGGAATGCATTCTGGAGCCGGGTCGCTCGTGCACTCTTTCCCCTGGCCGTGGCGGTGTGTTTGATCGCGGCCATGCCTCCGGCCAGCAGGCTCGCATTCGATCCCACGATGACGGACTACCTGCGACGACCGGCTCCGGAGTCGATCGCGTCCCTCATTGCCGCCTATGCCGAGCAATATGCCTTGGACCCGGCATTACTGCAGGCGATCATCAAAGTCGAGTCGAATTTTAATTCCGATGCGGTGTCGTCGAAGGGGGCAATCGGACTCATGCAACTGATGCCGCTGACCGCTGCGGCCTTTCATGTCCTGGATCCGTTCGACCCGAAGGACAATATTCGCGCCGGAGCGGCTCTACTAAGGGGACTGCTCGACCGGTTCGGCGGGGATCTGTCGCTGGCGTTGGCGGCCTATCACCTCGGTGAAGCACGCGTCAGGCAAACCGTGGGTATGCCGAGCCTGCCTGCCACGCAGCTCTATGTCGATCGGGTGCTGGGGTATTACGAACGGTTCCGCACGGGAGGCAGACAGTCGGTGTTCCACACCGTGGCCCGCCGCCGCCCGACACGGGATCTGGTGAACCAGCCGCGTTCAGCAGAATGA